The Oxobacter pfennigii genome has a window encoding:
- a CDS encoding DUF6323 family protein: MSFEIIDVSSWLIQKPAVVEIEKCNELTKQFGLTLSRLDAVKLIETRTAALKKNGRIEFGGGVIDKIIREFCDSPYISMHNYAETLHELIEMFYFYKNETLDLMSDDELIKFMKKSFDDKCQGSLELLSGRELSNMARNLKCGHAPDHLEDILDDEEDEDGRY, encoded by the coding sequence TTGTCATTTGAAATTATCGATGTATCTTCATGGCTTATACAAAAACCAGCGGTGGTTGAAATTGAAAAGTGCAACGAACTGACCAAGCAATTTGGATTGACCTTATCCCGTTTGGATGCTGTAAAACTTATTGAAACGCGTACTGCCGCGTTGAAAAAAAACGGGCGGATTGAATTTGGAGGAGGTGTTATTGACAAAATAATCAGAGAATTCTGCGATTCTCCTTATATATCTATGCATAATTATGCCGAAACACTTCATGAACTTATTGAAATGTTTTATTTTTATAAGAATGAAACCCTTGATTTAATGAGTGACGATGAATTGATAAAATTCATGAAAAAAAGCTTTGATGATAAATGCCAGGGGTCATTGGAACTGCTCTCAGGGCGGGAGCTTTCCAACATGGCGCGAAATTTAAAATGCGGGCATGCTCCGGACCACTTGGAGGATATCCTGGATGATGAGGAAGATGAAGATGGCAGATATTGA
- a CDS encoding DUF6179 domain-containing protein — protein sequence MMRKMKMADIDKRCIIDDKNLSSEHYFSLLLKESRKLGLLEDSDMTNIQLQCIELLAYKVERYNSGDSSSIRVETAESIMKSNFYTMGVYLKSLQDTGHAVSQIKTSPVSLIYQKGRKLINAKIHAAKHIYRMIQGNKLTTINYAYNATVSHNGVGSFFELYNPEYEAHETIASIDYQICNTITGLAGVEYILKYLENIFLENQFCRNFAAEDIHHLLCGYDEGYKDLLINIFEQVLAAALGCVLANRSVLKLDISGQEVEQLYSELCKDDDNLLIFKIHNAAEKIFKEADISSIPLQRYIKICLPQITATIINAVREDTLDKVFVCPVNPDMRPKVRFSSGAKMRDEDYRKFIGELHECRYSSDKSELIKEKVKSFGDFEDLLLDGKLSQEEMLYVFDILGNGEIAALIKRHPFQTFIQAVDLSEDERVLRIYLKRYFNRLKADRQEHILEVMERLIDN from the coding sequence ATGATGAGGAAGATGAAGATGGCAGATATTGATAAAAGGTGCATTATTGACGATAAAAATTTAAGCAGCGAGCATTACTTCTCTTTGCTCCTTAAGGAATCCCGTAAACTCGGCCTTTTAGAAGATTCAGATATGACAAATATTCAATTACAGTGTATTGAGCTTTTGGCATATAAAGTTGAGAGATACAACAGCGGCGACAGCAGTTCTATAAGAGTGGAAACTGCCGAGAGTATTATGAAATCCAACTTTTACACGATGGGGGTGTATTTGAAATCTCTGCAGGATACCGGACATGCTGTGAGCCAAATAAAAACATCGCCGGTTTCTTTAATATATCAAAAAGGCAGGAAATTAATTAACGCGAAAATTCATGCAGCAAAGCATATCTATAGGATGATTCAAGGCAATAAATTGACTACCATAAACTACGCCTATAACGCAACGGTAAGCCATAATGGCGTAGGAAGTTTTTTTGAATTATATAATCCGGAATATGAAGCCCATGAAACTATTGCATCCATCGATTATCAGATTTGCAATACTATTACAGGTTTGGCGGGCGTTGAATATATTTTAAAATATCTTGAAAATATTTTTCTTGAAAACCAGTTTTGCAGAAATTTTGCCGCGGAGGATATACATCATCTGCTCTGCGGATATGATGAAGGTTACAAGGACCTGCTAATTAATATATTTGAGCAGGTATTGGCAGCGGCATTAGGATGTGTGCTTGCAAACCGAAGCGTTTTGAAGCTGGATATTTCAGGGCAGGAAGTTGAACAGCTATATAGTGAGCTGTGTAAAGATGACGACAACTTGCTTATTTTTAAAATTCATAATGCAGCAGAGAAGATCTTTAAAGAGGCGGATATATCAAGTATCCCCCTTCAAAGATATATTAAAATATGCCTGCCTCAAATCACAGCAACTATAATAAACGCAGTCAGAGAAGATACTCTTGATAAAGTATTTGTATGCCCTGTTAATCCCGACATGAGGCCTAAGGTGAGATTTTCATCCGGTGCCAAGATGAGGGATGAAGATTACAGGAAGTTTATAGGTGAGTTGCACGAATGCCGGTATTCATCTGATAAGTCTGAGCTTATAAAAGAAAAAGTAAAATCCTTTGGTGATTTTGAAGATTTATTGCTTGATGGCAAATTAAGCCAGGAAGAGATGCTATACGTCTTTGATATCCTTGGAAATGGTGAGATTGCTGCATTAATTAAAAGACATCCGTTTCAAACTTTTATTCAGGCTGTGGATTTGTCCGAAGATGAACGGGTACTGCGAATATACCTTAAAAGGTACTTTAACAGGCTTAAAGCAGACAGGCAGGAGCATATTCTTGAAGTCATGGAGCGTCTTATTGATAACTGA
- a CDS encoding uroporphyrinogen decarboxylase family protein: MSKSKLTPKENYLKVVRGEIPDWVPIHTMGLPGYNGETAWKMVGPNIWGTPGAPSKDGRTDIWGVHYVANEETNYGGIPEPNNFILEDVTKWHEVVKAPETPAVDEIDWDAQMKKDYEFSNIDTTQSAAMMNIPLMPFQQLIALMGFNNGLCALLEEPESCKELINFMIDYYMPFIEKAVDVYKPDMVYILDDTAAKLNPFISLDIFQDIFVPAYARLLKPANDRGIPIQLHNCGRCEDFLDDMVKLGVRAWDPAQTANNLLSIKEKFKGKLTVCGCYDWKVPLTWPEYNEEELRQSVRDAIDKYAPGGGYAARANALGKFGDPDIAKVNEILQSEVYYYTRDYYIK; the protein is encoded by the coding sequence ATGTCAAAATCAAAATTGACACCAAAGGAAAATTATCTGAAGGTTGTAAGAGGGGAAATACCTGATTGGGTACCTATACATACCATGGGATTACCGGGCTACAATGGTGAAACAGCCTGGAAGATGGTAGGGCCTAATATCTGGGGAACTCCCGGCGCACCATCTAAAGATGGAAGAACAGATATCTGGGGTGTACATTATGTAGCCAATGAAGAGACGAACTATGGCGGCATTCCTGAACCAAACAATTTCATACTTGAAGATGTGACAAAATGGCATGAAGTTGTAAAAGCTCCTGAAACTCCTGCCGTAGATGAAATAGACTGGGATGCACAGATGAAAAAGGACTATGAGTTTTCAAACATCGATACCACTCAATCAGCGGCGATGATGAACATTCCTTTGATGCCTTTCCAGCAGCTGATAGCTTTGATGGGCTTTAACAACGGTCTTTGCGCATTGCTGGAAGAACCGGAATCCTGCAAGGAACTGATCAATTTTATGATTGACTATTATATGCCCTTCATTGAAAAAGCAGTTGATGTTTATAAACCTGATATGGTTTATATCCTTGATGATACTGCTGCCAAACTAAATCCCTTCATTTCTCTCGACATTTTTCAGGATATATTTGTACCCGCCTATGCAAGACTTTTAAAACCCGCAAACGACAGAGGCATTCCAATACAGCTTCATAACTGCGGAAGATGCGAAGACTTTTTAGATGATATGGTTAAGTTGGGAGTCAGAGCCTGGGACCCGGCACAGACTGCAAATAATCTTTTGAGCATTAAAGAAAAGTTTAAAGGTAAACTTACTGTCTGCGGATGCTATGACTGGAAGGTTCCATTAACATGGCCGGAATATAATGAAGAAGAACTTAGGCAGAGCGTAAGGGATGCCATTGACAAATACGCACCTGGCGGCGGATATGCGGCAAGAGCTAATGCCCTTGGCAAATTCGGCGATCCTGACATTGCCAAGGTTAATGAAATCCTTCAAAGTGAAGTTTACTATTACACAAGAGATTATTATATAAAATAA
- a CDS encoding uroporphyrinogen decarboxylase family protein — MLTKRQNLLETIRGGHPDRFVNQWEAFAMVAGDPITAKNPRPTVKGGPDVTDGWGVVRRFPPNVPAAFPLHDPAHKVVNDITKWKEVVKGPTFDYAEGAWDNILAQAAKVDRNEQFLSMLVTPGIFEQVHYLTGIDDCLMYFYEEPEALHELIDYIVDWKLQYAQLVCDIVKPEVIIHHDDWGSQLNSFMSPDMFAEFIVPGFKKIYGYYKSHGVELIVHHSDSYAANLVPYMIEMGIDIWQGVMTTNNTPELIKKYGGQITFMGDIDNGVVDREDWSLEVIRREVERACTNCGKLYFIPNTTMGGANSLYTGVYETVTAEIDRMSKVMF, encoded by the coding sequence ATGTTAACCAAAAGACAGAACCTTTTAGAGACTATTAGAGGCGGACACCCCGACAGATTTGTAAACCAATGGGAGGCTTTTGCAATGGTCGCCGGAGACCCAATTACTGCAAAAAATCCCAGGCCTACAGTTAAAGGAGGGCCGGATGTAACAGATGGATGGGGAGTTGTAAGAAGATTTCCCCCAAATGTACCGGCTGCCTTTCCCCTTCATGACCCGGCACACAAGGTAGTAAATGATATTACCAAGTGGAAAGAGGTAGTGAAGGGTCCTACATTTGATTATGCCGAAGGAGCCTGGGATAACATTCTTGCTCAAGCTGCCAAGGTTGACAGAAATGAGCAGTTTCTATCCATGCTTGTTACACCGGGAATTTTTGAACAGGTTCATTACTTAACCGGAATAGACGATTGCCTGATGTATTTTTATGAAGAGCCTGAAGCATTGCATGAATTAATCGATTACATCGTGGATTGGAAATTGCAGTACGCACAGCTTGTTTGTGACATAGTAAAGCCCGAAGTAATTATTCATCATGATGACTGGGGCAGCCAGCTCAATTCTTTTATGTCCCCTGATATGTTTGCCGAATTTATCGTTCCTGGTTTCAAGAAGATATACGGATATTACAAATCCCATGGAGTAGAGTTAATCGTTCATCACAGCGATTCATATGCGGCAAATTTGGTTCCGTATATGATCGAAATGGGAATAGACATATGGCAGGGAGTTATGACTACCAACAATACACCTGAATTGATTAAAAAATACGGCGGCCAGATTACATTTATGGGTGATATCGATAATGGTGTAGTAGACCGGGAAGACTGGTCACTTGAAGTAATAAGAAGAGAAGTAGAAAGAGCTTGTACAAACTGCGGTAAATTATATTTTATACCCAATACAACAATGGGCGGAGCCAACAGTTTATATACAGGCGTTTATGAAACTGTAACTGCAGAGATAGACAGAATGAGTAAAGTAATGTTCTAA
- a CDS encoding uroporphyrinogen decarboxylase family protein, whose translation MYKSKLTPKENYMRILKGEMPEYVPVFTMGNPPWKGEPVYKNVGPFIFGMPAMTPPEGRYDIWGVHYVANEETGYGGIPEPNNFILEDITKWHQVIKAPKMPEVDWEQQAKKNYEFAKINLDESAACINVGFMPFQQLIAFMGFNSGLCALYEEPEYCKELLNYMADFYLPVIEKSVEYYKPDLVYFADDTAAKLNPFMSVEMFRDIFKPVYERILKPVNERGIPIQLHNCGRCEDFLDDMVELGVRVWDPAQPTNDLLSIKEKYKGKLAVAGCYEWVVPDTWPDADEEETRQGVRDAIDKYAPGGGFAIAANALGRIGDPDIAKINSWIKSEAYLYGRGYYIK comes from the coding sequence ATGTATAAATCAAAGCTGACTCCGAAAGAAAATTATATGCGTATCTTAAAAGGAGAAATGCCGGAATATGTTCCTGTATTCACAATGGGAAATCCACCATGGAAGGGTGAACCGGTATATAAGAATGTAGGACCTTTTATATTCGGAATGCCTGCAATGACACCGCCTGAAGGAAGATACGATATATGGGGAGTGCATTATGTTGCCAATGAAGAAACGGGTTATGGAGGTATTCCTGAGCCTAACAATTTTATTTTGGAGGATATTACCAAATGGCACCAGGTTATAAAAGCTCCAAAAATGCCGGAGGTGGATTGGGAACAGCAGGCAAAGAAAAATTACGAATTTGCCAAAATAAACCTCGACGAATCGGCTGCATGCATAAACGTAGGATTTATGCCATTTCAACAGCTTATTGCCTTTATGGGCTTTAACAGCGGACTCTGCGCATTATATGAGGAGCCGGAATACTGCAAGGAATTGCTCAATTATATGGCAGATTTTTATTTGCCTGTTATTGAAAAATCCGTGGAGTATTATAAACCGGACCTGGTTTATTTTGCTGATGATACGGCAGCAAAGCTAAATCCCTTCATGTCTGTTGAAATGTTCAGAGACATATTTAAGCCTGTTTATGAAAGGATATTGAAACCTGTGAACGAAAGGGGCATTCCCATACAGCTGCATAACTGTGGGAGATGTGAAGACTTTTTAGATGATATGGTTGAATTGGGAGTCAGGGTATGGGATCCGGCACAGCCCACAAATGACCTTTTAAGCATAAAAGAAAAATATAAAGGCAAACTTGCTGTAGCAGGATGCTATGAATGGGTTGTACCAGACACATGGCCGGATGCAGATGAGGAGGAAACGAGGCAGGGCGTACGGGATGCGATTGATAAATACGCACCCGGCGGAGGTTTTGCAATAGCCGCCAATGCTTTGGGGAGAATAGGAGATCCTGACATTGCAAAGATCAACTCATGGATTAAGAGCGAAGCTTATTTATACGGCAGAGGTTATTACATAAAATAA